The following proteins come from a genomic window of Montipora foliosa isolate CH-2021 chromosome 2, ASM3666993v2, whole genome shotgun sequence:
- the LOC137993285 gene encoding uncharacterized protein, producing the protein MEVRVLFEGNLEKCTYDHGKKDWKRRYLVFKHILASNIRSLEFYASGTKNWKKAEPKGVLALYPGYEVVKVQEAKKQFVFEIKAVDHTYRLAAHSEDELNQWVLVLERESIVDSFLVEPEANEQLAKVGASDSCHLHIANNELRLLCAKDGRLLVAWPLTCLRRYMSSRGKFIVEAGRRAPTGEGKFTFLSPQHDQIYKVLDNIVKSRARKTGLSTPCSPPLNTKDKDVSHKCYDQVIPTSPAMASNQPMPPGSSNSLKNAYAAPYGHLPSRKAITTDVLSPVVSEQDNQYNTLNHSVECSKKTLQNQNLQGTDDEYCTLDEHLSPLTDQKNVYNVLNQHDRSQPITGMQYQNQQTQDVYNVLGEKLHSVTLSDMHSTEDGTYNTLHTMTSSQNQLLALASQGEEAYNRLHHANPAPPPHRHIQPPTQQDLSVPPVMRTPPRPLAKKYSGEQKKQQTPHPSQVPDDDNDNTLATKGRPPSPIKKSSEQRTAFQKSKSVSLDGDSDAKTVKARSRPPPPNKATSEQMIKFQKSQADTDETNMYNTLDSTAVRHAPVAARRLFHAPPEERGDVYNTLASATGIGASPSPVPSLLESDQMYNKLNSLGVVPKSHPRVTTEEATDDMYNTLDKSRMELSTSDPCFPQRPVLSRGTNSKSHPNSPAKKDDPIFRRNSSSSSLKSVQCPLNIAELQMQRSSSLDDLDSKATIDPAMSLSQNTRHKQIPIPVPRTLTPRELPTKPRKASVPDVFSLATSHGGKDGKKGGKSRLVLNLKASLEAGGLDFSKPRRRARKPSREETGDQTRYAESDEHTMSKTSSTEEVFDPQIPPIRTGRSCSSPSVHVIQREDVYDELEHSALRPKSEQITKAKKGKKN; encoded by the exons ATGGAGGTCCGTGTTTTGTTCGAG GGAAACCTTGAAAAATGCACATATGATCATGGAAAAAAGGATTGGAAACGCCGGTACTTGGTATTCAAGCACATACTTGCAAGCAACATCAGAAGCCTGGAATTTTACGCCAGTGGAACAAAGAACTGGAAAAAAGCTGAACCCAAAGGGGTCTTGGCACTCTACCCCGGCTATGAAGTGGTGAAAGTCCAAGAGGCCAAAAAGCAATTTGTCTTTGAAATCAAAGCAGTTGATCACACCTATCGCTTGGCAGCGCATTCTGAAGATGAACTAAATCAATGGGTTCTTGTTTTGGAAAGGGAGAGTATCG ttgaCTCATTTTTGGTAGAACCGGAGGCCAATGAGCAATTGGCAAAAGTTGGAGCATCAGATTCATGTCATCTTCACATTGCAAATAACGAATTAAGACTTCTTTGTGCTAAAGATGGAAGGCTTCTTGTTGCATGGCCGCTCACTTGTCTGAGGCGTTACATGAGTTCTCGTGGCAAATTCATAGTTGAAGCTGGTCGAAGAGCACCTACTGGAGAAGGGAAATTTACTTTCCTGTCTCCTCAGCATGACCAGATTTACAAGGTGTTGGACAACATTGTGAAATCCAGAGCCCGTAAGACTGGTTTGTCCACACCATGTTCACCCCCACTTAATACAAAAGATAAAGATGTCTCACATAAGTGTTATGATCAGGTCATACCTACTTCTCCTGCCATGGCCAGCAACCAGCCAATGCCACCAGGTAGTTCAAACTCCTTAAAAAATGCTTATGCTGCACCCTATGGTCACCTACCTTCCAGGAAGGCCATTACAACAGACGTTTTATCGCCTGTGGTGTCAGAACAGGATAATCAGTACAACACTTTGAATCACTCAGTAGAGTGCTccaagaaaactttgcaaaatcAGAATCTTCAAGGTACTGATGATGAATACTGCACTCTTGATGAACATCTGTCTCCACTTACAGATCAAAAGAATGTGTACAATGTTCTAAATCAGCATGACAGAAGTCAACCAATCACAGGCATGCAGTATCAAAATCAACAAACACAAGATGTGTATAATGTGCTTGGTGAAAAGCTTCATTCTGTGACACTGAGTGACATGCATTCTACTGAGGATGGCACATACAACACCCTTCACACTATGACTTCTTCTCAAAATCAACTACTTGCATTGGCTTCGCAAGGTGAGGAAGCGTATAATAGATTACACCATGCCAACCCTGCACCTCCTCCTCATAGACACATCCAGCCCCCCACCCAGCAAGACCTGTCTGTCCCACCAGTGATGAGAACTCCTCCCAGACCGCTAGCCAAGAAATATTCTGGTGAACAGAAAAAACAGCAGACACCCCATCCATCACAGGTTCCagatgatgacaatgacaacaCACTGGCAACAAAAGGAAGACCTCCTTCTCCAATAAAGAAATCATCAGAGCAAAGGACAGCATTTCAGAAGTCCAAATCAGTTTCACTAGATGGAGACAGTGATGCTAAGACAGTAAAAGCTAGATCTCGTCCTCCACCCCCTAACAAAGCAACATCAGAACAAATGATAAAATTCCAAAAATCCCAGGCAGATACAGATGAAACAAATATGTACAACACATTGGATTCAACTGCAGTCAGACATGCACCAGTTGCAGCAAGGAGATTATTCCATGCACCACCAGAGGAACGTGGAGACGTGTATAATACTCTGGCCTCAGCAACAGGTATTGGTGCGTCACCAAGTCCAGTTCCAAGTTTATTGGAATCAGACCAAATGTACAACAAATTAAATTCCTTGGGAGTGGTGCCAAAATCACACCCCAGAGTTACGACAGAGGAGGCAACAGATGACATGTACAATACACTAGATAAATCAAGAATGGAGCTCTCCACCAGTGATCCTTGTTTTCCCCAGCGGCCAGTTCTAAGCCGTGGCACTAATTCTAAGAGCCATCCTAACAGTCCTGCGAAAAAAGATGACCCTATATTTAGGAGAAATAGCTCTTCATCTAGCTTAAAGTCAGTGCAATGCCCTTTGAACATTGCAGAATTACAGATGCAGAGGTCATCATCTTTAGATGATCTTGATTCTAAAGCAACCATTGACCCTGCAATGTCTTTGTCACAAAACACCAGACATAAACAGATTCCAATACCAGTACCGAGAACTTTGACCCCCAGGGAGTTACCAACAAAGCCCAGAAAAGCGAGTGTGCCAGATGTCTTCTCTTTGGCAACATCTCATGGTGGAAAGGATGGAAAAAAGGGAGGAAAGAGTCGCCTAGTTTTGAACTTAAAGGCTTCGCTGGAAGCTGGAGGTTTAGATTTCTCCAAACCAAGACGTAGAGCAAGAAAGCCATCTAGAGAAGAGACCGGAGACCAAACCAGGTATGCAGAGAGTGATGAGCATACAATGAGCAAAACATCATCAACAGAGGAAGTCTTTGATCCACAAATTCCTCCCATAAGAACGGGAAGGTCTTGCTCATCGCCTAGTGTGCATGTCATACAAAGAGAGGATGTTTATGATGAATTAGAGCATTCAGCTCTCAGACCCAAGTCTGAACAGATCACCAAAGCCaagaaaggtaaaaaaaattga